The genomic interval GAAGGGGGCCGGGCTCGTCGTCGACGAGCCGAGTGTGGCCGCCGTGAACACCCGTACCGGCGCGCTCATCGCCGTCGGTGCCTTCGCCGAGAAGATGACCGGCCGCACGCCCGACTACATCCGCGTCGTACGCCCCGTATCCGGCGGCACCGTGGTCGACATCGAAATGGCCCAGCGCATGCTGCGCCAGCTGATCGGCGAGAAGCTGCGCCGCCAGCTCCGCCGCAAACCGCGGCTGCGCGCCGCCGCCTGCACCCCGCACGACAGCGACCCGCTCGCCCAGCGCGCCGCCGTCGAAACCCTGATCGGGCTCGGTGCGCGCCGCGTCGAGCTCGTCGACACCCTCATCGCCGCGGCCGTCGGCTGCGGGCTGCCCGTGGAGCAGCCGTCGGCCACCATGATCATGGTGTGCGGGGCGGCGACCACCCAGGTCGCGGTGCTCTCGCTCGGCTCGATCGTCACCGCCCAGCGCATCCCGATCGGCGGCAACGCCATCGACCACGCGGTGATCCAGCACCTGCGCCACCAGCACGAACTGATGCTGCCGAGTCAGTCCGTACGCCCCCTCCAGCTGGCACTCAGCGGCAACGGGCTGACCGCGGACGGCCCGGCATCCACCGAGATCCACGGCCGGGACGTGGCCACCGGACTCGCCCGCTCCGTACTCGTCGACACCGCCGCCGTGCGCCAGGCGATCCACACCCCGCTCACGGGCGTGCTCGACGGCATCGGAAAGGTGCTGCGCGACTGCCCGCCGGATCTCGTCGCCGACCTCGCCGACCGCGGAATCATGATGGTCGGCGGCAGCGCACTGCTGCCGGGCCTCGACCAGATGCTGCGCGACGCGACGGGCATGCCGGTGCACATCGCGGAGCGGCCCGACATCTGCTCCGTACTCGGGCTCGGGGCGATGCTGGAGGGCAAGATCCAGCCGCTCGTCCTCGAACCCATCAGCGGCTGAACGGGGAAGCCGCATGCGG from Streptomyces spiramyceticus carries:
- a CDS encoding rod shape-determining protein, with protein sequence MTVSLEQLRRCHIAVDLGAARTRVFVKGAGLVVDEPSVAAVNTRTGALIAVGAFAEKMTGRTPDYIRVVRPVSGGTVVDIEMAQRMLRQLIGEKLRRQLRRKPRLRAAACTPHDSDPLAQRAAVETLIGLGARRVELVDTLIAAAVGCGLPVEQPSATMIMVCGAATTQVAVLSLGSIVTAQRIPIGGNAIDHAVIQHLRHQHELMLPSQSVRPLQLALSGNGLTADGPASTEIHGRDVATGLARSVLVDTAAVRQAIHTPLTGVLDGIGKVLRDCPPDLVADLADRGIMMVGGSALLPGLDQMLRDATGMPVHIAERPDICSVLGLGAMLEGKIQPLVLEPISG